A single genomic interval of Spinacia oleracea cultivar Varoflay chromosome 6, BTI_SOV_V1, whole genome shotgun sequence harbors:
- the LOC110799445 gene encoding uncharacterized protein has protein sequence MAITRPPGRVPVAVGRRMLAYENSVGDEKLEFYDELAVSSSDSVFGFLEGSLESTTSNEGYHQEGDAIFDEEEEEEDSGNRFEENKTFWENQHNLLQATLCRTTSLETGMRNVTKEALKELQVQGHYCKCGKAVADNNCRSCLMREVSCRLRNAGYNSAICRTKWRSSPDIPSGEHTFIDVVDNSSSKKGEVKVIVELSFRADFEMARASDDYNQLVSRLPEVFVGKNERLKALIKILCAAAKKCMKDKKMHMGPWRKQKYMQAKWFSTSYERKEEANAPSNGSYSNRTSKPARASSMLTMALMDMHRKAVSVV, from the exons ATGGCTATTACTAGACCTCCGGGGAGGGTTCCGGTGGCCGTGGGGCGCCGGATGTTGGCGTATGAGAATTCCGTTGGTGATGAGAAGTTGGAGTTTTACGACGAGTTAGCGGTTAGTTCGTCGGATTCGGTGTTTGGGTTTTTGGAGGGGTCGCTTGAGAGTACGACGAGTAATGAAGGCTATCACCAAGAGGGTGATGCTATTTTcgatgaggaagaagaggaagaggatTCTGGGAATAGATTTGAAGAAAATAAGACTTTTTGGGAAAATCAGCATAATCTTTTACag GCAACATTGTGCCGTACGACATCCTTAGAAACAGGAATGAGAAATGTGACAAAAGAGGCATTGAAAGAGTTACAAGTTCAAGGGCATTATTGTAAATGTGGCAAAGCGGTGGCCGACAACAATTGCCGAAGTTGCTTGATGAGGGAGGTGTCTTGTAGGCTCCGGAATGCCGGTTACAACAGTGCCATTTGCCGGACTAAATGGCGAAGTTCACCGGATATTCCTTCAG GTGAACATACATTCATTGATGTAGTAGACAATTCAAGCTCGAAAAAGGGAGAAGTAAAGGTGATAGTCGAACTAAGTTTCAGAGCGGACTTTGAGATGGCTAGAGCAAGCGACGATTATAACCAATTAGTCAGTCGCTTGCCCGAGGTTTTTGTAGGGAAAAACGAAAGACTAAAGGCTTTAATCAAAATTTTGTGCGCGGCCGCCAAGAAATGCATGAAGGATAAGAAAATGCATATGGGGCCATGGAGGAAGCAAAAATACATGCAAGCAAAGTGGTTTAGCACCAGTTATGAGAGAAAAGAGGAGGCCAATGCACCATCAAATGGCTCATACTCGAACAGAACGAGCAAACCGGCTAGGGCGTCTTCTATGCTAACAATGGCATTGATGGATATGCATAGGAAAGCCGTTTCAGTCGTGTAA